A genome region from Populus alba chromosome 5, ASM523922v2, whole genome shotgun sequence includes the following:
- the LOC118061654 gene encoding ETO1-like protein 1 has protein sequence MRSSFTSESCKESQLNSLNPQSWLQVERGKLSKLSSQSSTSPTSSSPSIESFIKVPEPPVQPFFKPGDYVEVLAQIHEELESCSPQERSNLYLFQYQLFKGLGEAKLMRRSLRSAWLKGSTVHEKLVFGAWLKFERQGEELISDLLATCGKCAQESGPIDVSSDLDIDISSSSRETVSMMNGSHILRSVSFKIGDEKIVCDRQKIASLSAPFHAMLNGCFSESLCEHIDLSENNISPLGFRAISEFSITGSLNEESPNVLLEMLIFANKFCCERLKDACDRKLASLVSTRDDAVELMECALEENSPVLAASCLQVFLHDLPDCLNDDRVVEIFSHANKQEKMIMVGPASFSLYCLLSEVAMNLDPQSDKTACFLDQLVESAETNRQKLLAFHQLGCVRLLRKEYDEAEHLFEAALNAGHIYSVSGLARLGCIRGHRLWAFDKLSSVISSGTPLGWMYLERSLCCEGDKRWEDLEKATELDPTLTYPYMYRAAALMRRQNVQAALAEINRILGFKLALECLELRFCFYLALENYQAAICDVQAILTLSPDYRMFEGRVAASQLRTLVREHVENWTTADCWLQLYDRWSSVDDTGSLSVIYQMLESDAAKGVLYFRQSLLLLRLNCPEAAMRSLQLARQHASTEHERLVYEGWILYDTGHCNEGLQKAEESINIKKSFEAFFLKAYALADSSLDPSCSSTVISLLEEALKCPSDRLRKGQALNNLGSVYVDCAKLDLAADCYINALKIRHTRAHQGLARVHFLRNEKTAAYEEMTKLIEKAQNNASAYEKRSEYCDRELTKADLEMVTRLDPLRVYPYRYRAAVLMDSHKEKEAIAELSRAIVFKADLHLLHLRAAFHEHTGDVLAALRDCRAALSVDPNHREMLELHNRVNSHEP, from the exons ATGAGGTCTTCCTTTACTTCCGAGTCCTGTAAAGAATCACAGCTCAATTCCTTAAATCCACAGTCATGGCTTCAAGTTGAAAGAGGGAAGCTTTCCAAATTATCCTCCCAGTCTTCTACCTCTCCTACTTCTTCTTCACCATCCAT AGAATCATTTATCAAGGTCCCTGAACCACCTGTGCAACCATTCTTTAAACCTGGTGATTATGTAGAAGTTTTAGCTCAGATTCATGAAGAACTTGAATCCTGTTCTCCGCAAGAGAGGTCAAatctctatttatttcaatatcaACTGTTTAAAGGCCTTGGTGAAGCCAAATTGATGCGAAGAAGTCTCCGCTCAGCTTGGCTGAAGGGCAGCACTGTGCATGAGAAGCTTGTATTTGGGGCATGGTTGAAGTTTGAGAGACAAGGAGAGGAGCTTATTTCGGATTTGCTTGCCACATGCGGTAAATGCGCACAAGAGTCCGGTCCAATAGACGTTTCCTCCGACCTTGATATTGATATAAGTTCAAGTTCCCGTGAGACAGTTTCAATGATGAATGGCAGCCATATTTTAAGAAGTGTCTCTTTTAAAATTGGAGATGAGAAAATAGTTTGTGATAGACAGAAAATTGCCAGCCTTTCTGCACCATTTCATGCCATGCTTAATGGATGTTTCTCTGAGTCACTTTGTGAACACATAGATTTATCTGAAAACAACATATCGCCTCTGGGTTTTAGGGCAATAAGCGAGTTCAGCATAACTGGTAGTTTGAATGAAGAATCTCCAAATGTATTGTTGGAAATGTTGATTTTTGCAAATAAATTTTGTTGTGAAAGGCTAAAAGATGCCTGCGATAGGAAACTTGCATCTTTAGTGTCTACCAGAGATGATGCTGTAGAGCTCATGGAATGTGCCCTTGAAGAGAACTCTCCTGTCCTTGCTGCATCATGTTTACAAGTTTTCTTACATGATCTACCTGATTGCTTGAACGATGATCGGGTAGTGGAAATTTTTAGCCATGCTAATAAACAAGAGAAAATGATCATGGTCGGGCCAGCCTCATTTTCATTATATTGTTTATTAAGTGAAGTTGCTATGAACCTTGATCCTCAGTCCGATAAAACAGCTTGTTTTCTGGATCAGTTGGTAGAGTCAGCAGAAACTAACCGACAGAAGCTGTTGGCTTTTCATCAATTGGGATGTGTACGGCTCTTGAGGAAAGAGTATGATGAAGCTGAGCATCTTTTCGAGGCAGCTTTAAATGCTGGCCATATATATTCTGTATCAGGCTTGGCTAGGCTGGGTTGCATCAGGGGTCACAGGCTTTGGGCTTTTGACAAGCTCAGTTCTGTGATTTCATCTGGTACTCCACTTGGATGGATGTACCTGGAGAGGTCCTTGTGTTGTGAGGGTGATAAGAGGTGGGAAGACCTTGAAAAAGCAACTGAGCTGGACCCAACCCTAACTTACCCCTACATGTATCGGGCTGCTGCTTTGATGAGGAGACAGAATGTTCAAGCTGCACTTGCAGAAATCAATAGAATTCTTGGTTTTAAACTCGCATTAGAATGCTTGGAGCTCCGGTTCTGTTTCTATCTAGCTCTTGAGAATTATCAAGCAGCAATTTGTGATGTTCAAGCAATTCTCACGCTCTCCCCTGATTATAGGATGTTTGAGGGACGGGTGGCAGCATCCCAACTCCGTACCCTTGTGCGTGAGCATGTTGAGAATTGGACAACAGCAGATTGTTGGCTGCAATTGTATGATAGGTGGTCTTCAGTTGATGATACAGGGTCCCTCTCAGTCATATACCAGATGCTTGAATCTGATGCAGCCAAAGGTGTTCTATATTTCAGGCAGTCTTTGCTTCTCCTTAG GTTGAACTGTCCTGAGGCAGCCATGCGGAGTTTACAATTAGCCCGTCAACATGCATCAACTGAACATGAACGTCTAGTATATGAAGGTTGGATCTTGTATGATACGGGTCATTGCAATGAAGGGCTCCAAAAAGCTGAGGAGTCTATCAACATCAAGAAGTCCTTTGAGGCCTTCTTCCTTAAAGCCTATGCATTGGCTGACTCTAGTCTGGATCCATCTTGCTCTTCAACTGTTATTTCCCTGCTCGAAGAAGCTCTGAAGTGCCCTTCAGACAGATTGCGCAAAGGCCAG GCACTCAACAATCTTGGAAGTGTCTACGTCGACTGTGCAAAATTAGACTTGGCAGCTGATTGTTACATCAATGCTCTTAAGATCAGGCATACCAGAGCGCACCAAGGACTTGCTCGAGTACATTTTCTAAGAAATGAAAAGACTGCTGCATATGAGGAAATGACGAAACTTATTGAGAAAGCCCAAAACAATGCATCTGCCTATGAGAAGAGGTCGGAGTATTGTGATCGGGAACTTACGAAAGCAGACCTTGAGATGGTTACGCGGTTAGACCCCCTTCGAGTGTACCCTTACAGATACCGAGCTGCAG TGTTAATGGACAGCCACAAGGAGAAAGAAGCCATAGCTGAACTATCGAGGGCAATTGTATTCAAAGCAGACCTTCACCTTCTACACTTGCGGGCGGCTTTTCATGAGCACACAGGTGATGTATTGGCTGCTCTACGGGACTGCCGTGCTGCTCTCTCTGTGGACCCAAACCATCGAGAGATGCTGGAACTTCATAACAGAGTGAACAGCCATGAGCCCTGA
- the LOC118061653 gene encoding probable protein phosphatase 2C 51, with translation MGRFKITSFSIPFVLLFINSIQSSHGLSVSCMIDYDNGGAPAVYESQECPRWVLSNGSLQNQNIKNCQFATLQGRREYQEDRVVCNLDMKLPLLKNNSLLDFEEDTVGIVAVFDGHGGKEASEMGSKLLFDYFKVHLVFLSYKLMGMYKGEMPLSDYKANKLGILRESLLKTICDIDLKFTQEAIKNGYFSGSTANVVLLYDGQILVANVGDSKALLMSEEIPSGDSRVNLSATELTYDHHPDREDEKARIKTAGGSVIVWGVPRVNGVLAMSRSIGDVALKRFGVIAEPEFTGWRVLTANDSYLVVASDGIFESLKPQDVAELIFEWNLIPERREESKLPLSCMFSESLAECIITIAYEKGSHDNLSAIVVPL, from the exons ATGGGCAGATTCAAGATTACATCTTTTTCAATACCATTTGTACTTCTTTTCATCAATTCCATTCAATCTTCTCATGGGTTATCAGTGTCATGTATGATAGATTACGATAATGGTGGTGCCCCTGCAGTTTATGAGTCTCAAGAGTGTCCACGATGGGTTCTCTCTAATGGGTctcttcaaaatcagaataTCAAGAACTGCCAGTTCGCCACACTCCAAGGACGCAGGGAGTATCAAGAAGACCGTGTAGTGTGCAATCTTGATATGAAACTACCCTTGCTAAAGAACAACTCTCTTCTTGATTTTGAAGAGGATACAGTTGGTATTGTAGCAGTTTTTGATGGGCATGGTGGTAAAGAAGCGAGTGAGATGGGGTCAAAACTTTTGTTTGATTACTTTAAGGTGCACCTTGTGTTTCTGTCGTATAAGCTAATGGGAATGTACAAAGGAGAGATGCCTTTGAGTGACTATAAAGCCAATAAATTGGGGATTTTAAGAGAATCATTGTTGAAGACAATTTGTGACATTGATCTTAAGTTTACTCAG GAGGCTATTAAAAATGGCTATTTCTCAGGCTCTACTGCCAATGTGGTTCTTTTGTATGATGGGCAGATTTTAGTTGCCAATGTTGGTGATTCCAAGGCTCTTCTCATGTCAGAGGAAATCCCTTCTG GTGATTCAAGAGTAAATCTTTCAGCTACAGAACTGACATATGATCATCACCCAGATAGGGAAGATGAGAAGGCAAGAATCAAAACAGCTGGTGGTTCTGTTATTGTATGGGGTGTGCCTAGAGTGAATGGAGTGCTTGCCATGTCTCGGTCCATTGGTGATGTAGCCTTAAAGAG GTTTGGTGTTATAGCCGAGCCTGAGTTTACAGGTTGGAGAGTTTTAACTGCTAATGATAGCTACTTGGTGGTAGCATCTGATGGTATATTTGAGAGCTTGAAACCACAAGATGTCGCTGAGCTGATATTTGAATGGAATTTAATTCCTGAAAGGAGAGAAGAATCAAAGCTTCCACTTTCATGCATGTTTTCTGAATCGCTGGCAGAGTGTATAATAACAATTGCATATGAGAAAGGGAGTCATGATAACTTGTCTGCTATTGTAGTTCCTTTGTGA